The Candidatus Omnitrophota bacterium region GTTGGCCTTAAGCGTATCAAGTATGTGGTCACGCAGTTCCTCTTTAGTATACGGCACATCCAGCCTTATGACCTTAGCCCCCTGGTACAGCCGGTCAAGGTGTTCATCCAGTCTGAACACCTTCCTGTTGTACGATCTTATCCCCTCAAAGACACCGTCGCCGTACAAAAGCCCATGATCGAAAACGGACACGACAGCCTTTTCTTTTTCCACTAACGCCCCGTTCAAAAAAATCTTAAGCCCCATACATTTCCTTTCTTTTCCCGATACTTTTACTCTGACCGCCCCGCCGGGACCTTAGTATCCCCCTCTTTGGGACACACGTCACCGACAGGCGCCAGTTCACCATCTTTCATCATATATTCCTTATCCACGAACCCATCAGGCACATCCTGATGCGATACTATCACCACACTCATGTTCTCCTCTTCGCTCAGTCCCTGGAGCATTCCATATATCACGCCGCTCATCACCGAATCCATGTTCCCGGTAGGTTCATCACAAAAAAGCATAGCGGGCGAATTTATAAGAGCCCTGGCTATGGCCGTTCTCTGGGCTTCCCCGCCGGATATCTCGGACGGCCTGTGCCTGAGCCTGCCCGTCATCTCGACCGCGTCGAGAAGTCCTTCCGCCCTTTGTCTTATCCTCCGCGTTCCTATCCCCCTGCTTATGATGGCCGGGAGCATCACGTTCTCGAGCACCGTAAGTTCCGGCAGGAGATGGTAGAACTGGAACACAAAACCGAATGATCTGTTCCTCTGGCGGCTGCGTTTTGCCTCTCCCATCTTATAAAGGTCTTCTCCGCGAAAAACAACATTGCCTTCCGTAGGCCTCATCAGTCCGCCCATCATATGCAATAACGTCGACTTCCCGGCACCCGACCGACCGTGGATGTATACCCTTTCCCCGGCGGAGATATCCATACAGACGCTTTTCACGGCCCTCACGGCGTTCCGTCCCCGGCCGAACCGTTTCTCGACTTTTATCACAGATAACATTCCGTCTCCGTTCGATCATCACTCATATCTTATGGCGTCCACGGGATCCAGCCTGGCGGCTTTCCATGCCGGATATAATCCCGCGCAAAGCGTAAGGGCAAGAGCCACTGTTATTATAGCCGTAACATCCGGCATACTTATCCTGGACGGTATCTCCGTAAAGTAATATACATCGCTCGGAAAGAACGTCCAGCCGGTGATATCCTCTATGAACTTCGCGGCGGCGTTTATGTTATCCGAAAGAGCTACCCCGGCCACACCGCCAACCATGACGCCCAATACACCGATGATGGCCCCTTCCACCAGGAATATCAGTCCTATACCGCGCGGGTTAGCCCCGAGGGCCCTGAGTATCCCTATATCCCGGGTTTTTTCCATGACCATCATCATCAGCGACCCCGCTATATTGAAACACGCCACTGTTATTATGAGCGTAAGGATTATGAACATCATTTTCTTTTCCAGGGCCACGGCCTTCACGAGATTGGAATCCATATCCATCCAGCTCTTTATCACATAGGTCCTGCCAAGCGCGTCCTGGAGCGAATCCCTCGCGTAGTTGGCCTTCATCTCGTCTTCCACCCTGAACCCGACACCGGAGACCCGGTCCCCCATGCGAAAAAGTTCCTGCGCCTCCCTGAGCGGCACTATCGCCATATTCGCGTCGTAGTCATACCTGCCGGAAGAGAACACCCCACTGACCTCGAGCTTTACTTTCTCCATATCGACAGGGGAATACGGCACCATGAGCTCGATAGTATCGCCGACGTTTATGTCCATGTCCCGCATAAGCTCCCTACCCAGGATTATGGCCCCGTCCGACATGGCCCCGGTGGAATTGCCGGTGAACTCCACGAGCTTCGTGACCCGGGCCTCTTCGGCGGGATCTATCCCCTTCAGGAGTATCCCGGATACGGCCTTGTCCTTGCGAAGGACCGCCTGGCCCGTGACGAACCCAGCGTGATCCAGAACGCCTTTACTGTTCTTCAGTACCTCGAAAACATCGTCACCCGGAGAGATCCCTCCCTGCTTGAGGACCATACCGTGCGCGTAAGTCCCGATTATCTTGTCGCGTATCTCCAGGTCAAATCCGTTCATCACCGAGATAACGGTTATAAGCGCCGCGACCCCCAGCGCGACTCCCAGCACGGATATCATCCCTATGAAAGAGATCATACCCTCCTTCTTCCTCGAGAAAAAATACCTGATGGCTATGAAAAGCGGCCACATATGGTCTACCGGTCCTCCGTGTCGTTACATGGTCATTCCGGCCGCATATGAGGGAAGAAGATGACTTCCCTGATATTCGCCGAATCCGTTAATATCATCGCCAGGCGGTCCAGGCCGATACCGAGACCCCCCGCCGGCGGCATACCGTACTCAAGGGCGCGTATGAAATCCTCATCCACCATGGCGTCAGGGTCGGCCTGGGCCTGTTCCTCGAACCTGCGCCTCTGGTCCATAGGATCGTTGAGCTCGGAATACGCGTTCGCTATCTCCATGCCGCCTACATACAGCTCGAACCTGTCCACAATACCGGGTGACCCTTTTTTCTCCTTGGCCAGCGGACTTATCTCTTTGAACATATCCACGACGAATACCGGGTGGTTCTCCGCCTGGGGCTCCACCATCTCTCCCACTATATTTATGATCTGTGTCTTACTTACCTTTTCGCCCTCTATCGCTATGCCTTTGGCCTTCAGCTTCTTCACCCAGTCCTGCAAGCTGTCCTCGACCTTTATGCCGAAATTGGTCTCCATGAGTTCCGCGAAAGACACTTTTTTCCAGACCGAAAGATCTATCTCCTTACCCTGGTACATCAATTTCTCG contains the following coding sequences:
- a CDS encoding ABC transporter ATP-binding protein, whose product is MLSVIKVEKRFGRGRNAVRAVKSVCMDISAGERVYIHGRSGAGKSTLLHMMGGLMRPTEGNVVFRGEDLYKMGEAKRSRQRNRSFGFVFQFYHLLPELTVLENVMLPAIISRGIGTRRIRQRAEGLLDAVEMTGRLRHRPSEISGGEAQRTAIARALINSPAMLFCDEPTGNMDSVMSGVIYGMLQGLSEEENMSVVIVSHQDVPDGFVDKEYMMKDGELAPVGDVCPKEGDTKVPAGRSE
- a CDS encoding lipoprotein-releasing ABC transporter permease subunit; amino-acid sequence: MWPLFIAIRYFFSRKKEGMISFIGMISVLGVALGVAALITVISVMNGFDLEIRDKIIGTYAHGMVLKQGGISPGDDVFEVLKNSKGVLDHAGFVTGQAVLRKDKAVSGILLKGIDPAEEARVTKLVEFTGNSTGAMSDGAIILGRELMRDMDINVGDTIELMVPYSPVDMEKVKLEVSGVFSSGRYDYDANMAIVPLREAQELFRMGDRVSGVGFRVEDEMKANYARDSLQDALGRTYVIKSWMDMDSNLVKAVALEKKMMFIILTLIITVACFNIAGSLMMMVMEKTRDIGILRALGANPRGIGLIFLVEGAIIGVLGVMVGGVAGVALSDNINAAAKFIEDITGWTFFPSDVYYFTEIPSRISMPDVTAIITVALALTLCAGLYPAWKAARLDPVDAIRYE